The following is a genomic window from Episyrphus balteatus chromosome 1, idEpiBalt1.1, whole genome shotgun sequence.
ATATAtgccaaaaattaataaaagaataTATTTATAGGATTGTTATTTTGGTCCAAATTCACTTCCTCAATGCAATGCaaatagttataaaataaaGATACGAATGCAATTACatgattaatttttatataaatggaatccaaaaatatttaaaaccacACTTACATTTCATTCGTATCTTATCAAGAATCATGTCATTCAGAGTATTTCTTTTTCTTAGCGTTGTAACTTTTGTAGCTGGAGGTAAGTTAAGGATTTGAAAGGTTCTAatgtaaatttacaaaaaagcaTTGCTAATATTTTAGGTGGTGACTGGCATCCAAAACCAAAaacgacaacaacaacagaagaaccaacaacaacaaccactgAGGAGCCGACAACACCAATATGGACAATTCGTACAGTTTCCCCAACTCGTCCTCCACCAAAATGTCCACCAATTCTTCCACCAATTCAACCAACAACTAATTCAGTTTGTTGTGGACAAAATGAAGTTTATCTTCCACCACGAATTGCACCAAATTGTGATGTATATTGCAAGGATATTggaaagaaatgtcaaattagATAT
Proteins encoded in this region:
- the LOC129911184 gene encoding uncharacterized protein LOC129911184 produces the protein MINFYINGIQKYLKPHLHFIRILSRIMSFRVFLFLSVVTFVAGGGDWHPKPKTTTTTEEPTTTTTEEPTTPIWTIRTVSPTRPPPKCPPILPPIQPTTNSVCCGQNEVYLPPRIAPNCDVYCKDIGKKCQIRYDRDSIFEPHGCYCLPGYCRNKYGKCIPFCDAFTECF